A genomic stretch from Malus domestica chromosome 15, GDT2T_hap1 includes:
- the LOC103428935 gene encoding uncharacterized protein encodes MDLNMNLNISSTFQYWLVKHPVILHFSWIPGETPASTPLFLTLTIISYLALTFLLSHLPLPLIKPRRLKPITAFHNLNLLLLSLVMAVGSLVSIFSYAPYPFWIICLPPKTPPTGPLFFWAYIFYLSKIYEFVDTFLIILSGSFQRLTFLHVYHHTMVLVMCYIWLHTSQSLFPAVIVANGTVHVVMYTYYLLAALGARPKWKRRVTEFQIFQFMSSFVGLVWMLIYHFNRSAGCSGIWGWCFNIFFYVSLLALFMDFHHKSYGSSKKDL; translated from the coding sequence ATGGACCTCAACATGAACCTCAACATCTCAAGTACCTTCCAGTATTGGCTGGTGAAGCACCCGGTCatcctccacttctcatggatCCCTGGAGAAACACCGGCCTCCACCCCGCTTTTCCTCACTCTCACCATCATTTCCTACCTTGCCCTCACTTTCCTCCTCTCCCACCTCCCTCTCCCGCTCATCAAACCCCGCCGCCTCAAACCCATCACCGCCTTCCACAACCtcaacctcctcctcctctccctCGTCATGGCCGTCGGTTCCTTAGTCTCCATCTTCTCCTACGCGCCCTACCCCTTCTGGATTATCTGTTTGCCGCCCAAAACCCCGCCAACTGGTCCCCTCTTCTTCTGGGCGTACATCTTCTACCTCTCAAAAATCTACGAGTTCGTGGATACGTTCCTGATCATCCTCAGCGGGAGTTTTCAGCGTCTGACATTCCTCCATGTCTACCACCACACGATGGTGCTGGTCATGTGCTACATTTGGCTCCACACGTCGCAGTCTCTGTTCCCGGCGGTGATAGTAGCAAATGGGACGGTTCACGTGGTTATGTATACCTACTACTTGTTGGCTGCGCTCGGGGCCAGGCCAAAGTGGAAGAGGAGGGTGACGGAGTTTCAAATATTTCAGTTCAtgtcaagctttgttgggttgGTTTGGATGCTCATCTACCATTTCAATCGCTCTGCTGGTTGCTCTGGGATATGGGGTTGGTGCTTTAACATTTTTTTCTATGTTTCCCTTTTGGCTTTGTTCATGGACTTCCATCACAAGAGTTATGGCAGCTCCAAGAAAGATTTGTGA